The DNA sequence CTAAAACATCGTAACCAAGTAAACCGCTTTCCAGTGCTTCCTTAAAATTCTTTTGAGCAAAAGGCTGATCCTTATTTTTTACTAGGTCCTGTTTGAGGAGATACTTTAAAACATCACCCATATTTGATTTCCCGTAAACTTTTTTGAGAGTTACAAGGTGTTTCCTTAATGGAATTTCAAGTTTCACCCCAGTATATATCGTTTGTATTTGTGGTTCAGTCATGATAAAACGGTTCTAGGTATTTAATTCTTAGCCTTTTTTGCTACTTTTGTTAAACGCTGTTTAATACGGTTAAACCATATTTACTATCATTTAACATTACAATTATATACGGATTAAGTTTAAAACACAAGGAATAATCCCAATCCATTAAAGATAAAGTTACAATATTATGAGTATTTCAAATCGCATAACACAGTTTATGATTGAAAAAGAATTAACTGTTGATCAATTAGCGCGTGAGTTAAATTGCTCACTAACAACAATATACGATTGGAGGAAAGGAAGAAGCGCTCCAAAGCTGAATAACATAATTCAACTTTTTGAGATTTATCCCGATTTGAATGTTGATTGGTTAGTTACTGGACGTGGGGAAATGCTTATTACTGAAGAAGGAATCAGATCTTCGGAAAGTAAACCTAAAGTTGAAGAAATAGATTCAAGGTTTGAGAAAATTGAAAAACAACTGGAAAGCCTTAAATCAAATACAGACCCTTTTTTGGCCATGTTCCAGATGTTAAATCAGATGGCGAAGAATAATGGAATGAAATTGACCA is a window from the Limibacter armeniacum genome containing:
- a CDS encoding helix-turn-helix domain-containing protein, yielding MSISNRITQFMIEKELTVDQLARELNCSLTTIYDWRKGRSAPKLNNIIQLFEIYPDLNVDWLVTGRGEMLITEEGIRSSESKPKVEEIDSRFEKIEKQLESLKSNTDPFLAMFQMLNQMAKNNGMKLTMNADDQPANRQSGKLAGDTEMSEAEKEIESLNYWVEEYPKRNHNVAA